AGCCGGGCCCAGCCGAGCAGCTCGAGGTGGGCGCGCGGGACCGTCAGGTCAGCCAGCGCGGCCTCGGCCCGGATGCACACCGAGATCGCCCAGTCGTCGCCGGCGGACGGCGCGCCGGGCACGGGGGTGGACAGAGCCGACCGCGAGCGCGGGTCGTGCGGCACGGCCAGTACCAGCTCGCCGCCGGGAAGCGCGGCGTGCAGCGCGGGCACGGCGTTGGCGTCGCCGAGCGGACCCGACACGGTCGCCGCGCCGATGCCCTCCAGCAGGGTGCGGGCGACCTCGGCGGAGGAGGGGAGCTGTCGCGGGTGGACCATCGTCACGGGTTCCTCCGGGGGGCGGCTGGGTGCTGCGGCGTGGTGCCGCGGGGGTGTTCGGTGAGATAAGGTTAGCCTTACCTTACATCGATCACCACCGAAGGAGCACGATGGTTGCCCACGCCTCGCGACGCGTCGTCCGGCGCTCGCGCGCCCTCGGCCTCGCGCTGACCCCGAAGGCCGTGAAGTACTTCGAGAAGCGGCCGTACCCGCCGGGCGAGCACGGGCGGGCCCGCCGTCCCAACAAGAGCGACTACTCGTCCCAGCTGCTCGAGAAGCAGCGGCTGCGGGCGCAGTACGGGATCCGTGAGGCGCAGCTGCGTCGGGCGTTCGAGGAGGCGCACCGCCGGTCCGGACGGACGGGCGAGGTGCTGGTCGAGCTGCTCGAGACGCGGCTGGACGCCGTGGTGCTGCGAGCCGGGATCGCGCGCACTATCGCGCAGGCCCGCCAGTCGGTCGTGCACCGGCACATCGAGGTCGACGGCCGGCTGGTCGACAAGCCGTCGTACCGGGTGCGCCCGGGCCAGGTCGTCGCGGTACGTGAGCGCAGCCGGCCCATGACGCCCTTCGTGGTGGCCGCCGCGAACGGTCACCGCGACGTCCTGCCCACCGTGCCCGGCTACCTGGCGCTCGGCTCGGACGGCCTGTCCGTCCGGTTGGAGCGCGAGCCCCGCCGGGCTGAGGTCCCGGTGACCTGCGACGTCGCCCTGGTCGTGGAGTTCTACGCGCGCTGACCTCCAGCCGGATTCGGCTGGGACGGGCCGGACCGGCTCGGGTAGGGTCGGTGCGCTGCCGTCGCCCCGGTCAGCGCCCGGCGCCGCCGGGTGGTCACGGGGCCCGGGGAGGGATGCGTCGGATGTCGGCTGGAGACATCGCGGGACTCATCGCCGCCGTCGCCTTCGTGGCGCTGGTGGCGTTCTTGGCCGTGCCGATCCTGAAGCTCGGCAAGCTGATCGATGACACCCGCGGCACCGTGCAGGGCGTCACGCAGGAGACGATCCCGCTGCTGCACGAGGTCACCACGACGGTGACCACCACCAACGGCGAGCTCGAGCGCGTCTCGGCCATCACCACCAACGTCCAGCAGGTGACGACGAACGTGTCGGCGCTGACCGCGCTCTTCGCGGCCACCCTGGGCTCGCCGGTGATCAAGGTCGCCGCGTTCACCTACGGCGTGCGGCAGGCACTGAGTGGTCGGGAGCCGTCGTCCGGTGGGCGCCGGCGTCGGCGGAAGGGCTGATCGGCGTGCGACGGATCTTCTGGGCGGTGCTCGGCGCCGTCGTCGGTGTGCTCGTCGTCCGCAAGGTGACGAAGACAGCGCAGGCGTACACCCCCGAGGGGGTGGCCCGTGGCCTGTCCGGGGTAGGCGAGGGGCTCCGCGAGATGGCCCAGGTCGTCCGCGAGTCCATGGCGGAGCGGGACGCGGAGCTGCGGCTCGCGCTGGGCGTGGACGAGGGGGTCATCGACCCGCGCCAGGCCTCCGCGCTGATCGAGCGACCCATGGCCGACCACTCCGCCGACCGGGCGGCTGAGGCCGACTTCGACCGCCCGACGAACCCGGCACACCGGCGCACGCGAGCTTCCTAGGGGCCCTGTGCCCCCGCTCCGCGCCCCGTACCTTCTTCCTAGCCCCACGACAGGATGATCCCCATGGAGACGGCCGAGATCCGGCGTCGGTGGTTGACGTACTTCGGGGACAACGGTCACACCGTCGTCCCGAGCAGCCCGCTTCCCTTCGAGGACCCGAACCTGCTGTTCGTGGCCGCGGGCATGGTGCCGTTCGTGAAGTACTTCGTCGGCCAGGAGTCGGCGCCCTACCAGCGGGCGACGAGCGTGCAGAAGTGCGTGCGCACCCTCGACATCGAGGAGGTGGGGCGCACCACCCGGCACGGCACGTTCTTCCAGATGAACGGCAACTTCAGCTTCGGCGACTACTTCAAGGAAGGCGCGATCCAGCTCGCGTGGGAGCTCGTCACGCGTCCGCAGTCCGATGGCGGCTTCGGCCTTCCTGAGAAGGACCTGCTCGTCACGATCTACCAGGACGACGACGAGAGCTACCGGCTCTGGCAGCGGATCGCCGGCCTGCCCGACGAGAAGATCGTCCGGCTCGGCAAGAAGGACAACTACTGGCACATGGGAATCCCCGGCCCGGCCGGCCCGTGCTCGGAGATCCTGATCGACCGTGGCCCCGAGTTCGGCCCCGAGGGCGACGTCGAGAAGGCCGGCGATCGCTACCTGGAGTTCTGGAACCTGGTCTTCATGCAGGAGGAGCTCAGCGCGGTCCGCAGCAAGGCGGACTTCGACATCCGCGGCCCGCTGCCGAAGAAGAACATCGACACCGGCATGGGCCTGGAGCGGATGGCGTTCCTGCTGCAGGGGGTCGACAACATCTACGAGATCGACGAGGTCTACCCGGTCATCGAGGTGGCCGCCGACCTGGCCGGCAAGCGGTACGGCGCGAACCACGAGGACGACGTGCGGCTCCGGGTGGTCGCCGACCACGTGCGCAGCGCGCTGATGATCATCTCGGACGGCGTGCTGCCCGGTAACGAGGGACGCGGCTACGTCCTGCGCCGGCTCATCCGGCGCGCGGTGCGCTCGATGCGGCTGCTCGGCGTCGACGCGCCCACGATGCCCGAGCTGCTGCCAGCCAGCCGGGACCGGATGAAGACCAGCTACCCCGAGGTCGAGCGCGACTTCGGCCGGATCAGCTCCGCCGCGTACGGCGAGGAGGAGGCGTTCCGCCGCACCCTGGCCGCCGGCACCACGATCCTGGACACCGCCGTGCGGGACGTGAAGTCCAGCGGCCGCACCACCCTCGGCGGCGACAAGGCCTTCCAGCTGCACGACACCTTCGGCTTCCCGATCGACCTGACGCTGGAGATGGCGGCCGAGCAGGGCGTGGACGTCGACGAGGTCGGCTTCCGCCAGCTGATGACGGCGCAGCGCGACCGCGCCAAGGCCGACGCCCGGGCGAAGAAGACCGGTCTCGTGGACACCTCCGCGTACCGCTCCCTGGCCGACGGACTGGGCCGCGACGTCGAGTTCACCGGCTACGACGAGGTCACCAGCGAGGCGCGGGTCAGCGGCCTGCTGGTCGACGGCCACCCGGCGAGCTCGGCGCGCGAGGGCGACGAGATCGAGCTGGTGCTGGACCGCACCCCGTTCTACGCCGAGGGCGGTGGGCAGCTGGCCGACGCCGGCCGGATCGAGCTGGACGGCGCGGTCATCGAGGTCTCCGACGTGCAGAAGCCACTCGGCTCGCTCATCGTGCACCGCGCGAAGGTGCTCAGCGGCGAGGTCGAGGTCGGCGCGTCCGGTCAGGCGCTGGTGGACGTGCAGCGCCGCCGCGCCATCAGCCGCGCGCACACGGCGACGCACATGGTGCACAAGGCGATCCGCGAGGCGCTCGGTGAGACCGCCACCCAGGCGGGCTCGGAGAACGCGCCGGGCCGGTTCCGGTTCGACTTCAGTGCCAACGCCGCGCTCCCGCCATCCGTGCTGCACGACGTCGAGGCGCGGGTGAACTCGCTGCTCGCCGAGGACCTCGAGGTGCACGCCGAGGTGATGACCCAGGCGCAGGCCGTCGAGGTCGGCGCCATGGCGCTGTTCGGTGAGAAGTACGGCGACGAGGTACGCGTCGTCTCGGTCGGGGAGTGGGCCCGCGAGCTGTGCGGCGGCACCCACGCGCAGCGCTCCGGCCAGCTCGGCCTGGTGTCCCTGCTCGGCGAGGCGTCGATCGGCTCCGGGGTCCGGCGGGTCGAGGCCCTGGTCGGCACCGACGCCTACGAGTACCTGGCCCGCGAGCACGCGCTGGTCGGCCAGCTGACCGAGGCACTCAAGGTGCGACCGGAGGAGCTGCCCGACCGGGTCGGGTCGATCCTGACCCGGCTGCGCGAGGCCGAGAAGCAGATCGCCGCGATGCGCCAGCAGCAGGTGCTGGCCGCGGCGGCGGGCCTCGCCTCGTCTGCCCGGGACGTCTACGGGGTGTCCTTCGTCGGGCACGACGCGGGGGAGGACGTCGACGCCGACGGCCTGCGCACGCTGCTGCTCGACGTGCGCGGCCGGATCACCGGCCGGCCCGTCGTGGTCGCCGGCACCGCCGTGGCCAAGGGTCGTCCGGTCGTCGTCGTGGCGACCAACGACGAGGCGCGCCGGTGGGGCGTCAAGGCCGGCGAGCTCGTCCGCGAGGCCGCCAAGATCCTCGGGGGCGGTGGCGGCGGCAAGGACGACGTCGCGCAGGGCGGCGGTACCGACGCCGCTCGCACCGGCGAGGCGCTCGCCCGGATCGAGCACGTCGTCGGCGAGCGGGTGACCGCCCGCTGATGGACGGGCTGCCGATGACGGTGCTGCGATGGCCGGCCTGACCCGGCGCGGGGTGCGGCTCGGTGTCGACGTCGGCGCCGTGCGGGTCGGCCTGGCGGTCAGCGACCTGCACGGGATGCTGGCGACGCCGGTCGAGACCCTGCGGCGGGACCAGGGAGCGGGCTCGGACCTGCAGCGGATCGTGGCCGAGGTCGTGGAGCGCGAGGCGATCGAGGTGGTCGTCGGGCTGCCCCGGTCGCTGTCCGGCCGCGAGGGACCGGCCGCGGCCGCCGCGCGGGCCTACGCGGTCGACCTGGCGGGGCGGCTGGGCGCCGCCGCACTGCCCGTCGGCGTGCGGCTGATCGACGAGCGCCTGTCCACGGTGGCGGCGCACCGCTCGCTGCGCGAGTCGGGGGTCGCCGGGCGCAAGCAGCGGGCCGTGGTCGACCAGGTGGCCGCCGTCGTGCTCCTGCAGCAGGCGCTGGACGGTGAACGCGCCAGCGGCGTTGCCCCGGGGGAGCTGCTGGAACCTGTATCCTTGTCTGCTGGCGGGGGCACGACGGCCGACCCGGCCGCCGAAGACGACCCGAAGGCTGTCCCACCTGATGAGCGAGCCGAACGAGCCTGATGCCTGACCGCCACGAGGACCACCCCCTGGGTGCCGTGATCGCCGACGCGCACGAGCACCCGGCCGACGACGCCTACGCCAGCCGCTCCGCGCGGCGGCAGGCGCACGCCCACCACGCCCGCCGACGCCGCCGCAAGGGCCGCCGCAGCGTGGTCATCCTGGTGGCGTTGCTGGTGGTCGCCCTCGGTGGGTACGGCGCGTTCGCCGCGCTGAAGCCGCTGGTCACCCAGTTCACGGCGAGCGACGACTACGCGGGGCAGGGCAGCGGCGAGGTCACCATCACCGTCCCCGAGGGAGCCAGCGGCCGGGCCATCGGACGGGTGCTGCAGGAGGCCGGTGTCGTCAAGACGTCGAAGGCCTTCGTCGAAGCCGCCCAGGACAACGAGAAGTCCGGGTCGATCCAGCCGGGCCAGTACACGCTGCACCGGCAGATGTCGGGGGCGAGTGCCGTCACCATGCTGCTCGACCCGTCGGCCCGCAGCGCCGACAAGGTGACCGTCCGCGAGGGGCTGCGGGTCAACGAGATCCTGCCGCTGCTCGCCAAGGCCACCGGCCAGCCGCTCGCCGACTACAAGGCCGCGCTGAAGGACCCCGAGTCCCTCGGCATCCCGGCCTCCGCGAAGGGCAAGGCGGAGGGCTGGCTGTTCCCGGACACGTACGAGTTCGGCAGCGAGCTGACCGCCGAGCAGCAACTGTCCACGATGGTCGCCCGCACCCACGAGGTGCTCGACGGGCTGGGCGTCAGTGACCAGGAGGCGCAGCGCCTCCTGACGGTGGCCAGCATCGCCGAGGTCGAGGCCGGGTCGAAGACCGACTACGCCAAGG
This DNA window, taken from Angustibacter luteus, encodes the following:
- the rpsD gene encoding 30S ribosomal protein S4 is translated as MVAHASRRVVRRSRALGLALTPKAVKYFEKRPYPPGEHGRARRPNKSDYSSQLLEKQRLRAQYGIREAQLRRAFEEAHRRSGRTGEVLVELLETRLDAVVLRAGIARTIAQARQSVVHRHIEVDGRLVDKPSYRVRPGQVVAVRERSRPMTPFVVAAANGHRDVLPTVPGYLALGSDGLSVRLEREPRRAEVPVTCDVALVVEFYAR
- a CDS encoding DUF948 domain-containing protein, producing MSAGDIAGLIAAVAFVALVAFLAVPILKLGKLIDDTRGTVQGVTQETIPLLHEVTTTVTTTNGELERVSAITTNVQQVTTNVSALTALFAATLGSPVIKVAAFTYGVRQALSGREPSSGGRRRRRKG
- the alaS gene encoding alanine--tRNA ligase codes for the protein METAEIRRRWLTYFGDNGHTVVPSSPLPFEDPNLLFVAAGMVPFVKYFVGQESAPYQRATSVQKCVRTLDIEEVGRTTRHGTFFQMNGNFSFGDYFKEGAIQLAWELVTRPQSDGGFGLPEKDLLVTIYQDDDESYRLWQRIAGLPDEKIVRLGKKDNYWHMGIPGPAGPCSEILIDRGPEFGPEGDVEKAGDRYLEFWNLVFMQEELSAVRSKADFDIRGPLPKKNIDTGMGLERMAFLLQGVDNIYEIDEVYPVIEVAADLAGKRYGANHEDDVRLRVVADHVRSALMIISDGVLPGNEGRGYVLRRLIRRAVRSMRLLGVDAPTMPELLPASRDRMKTSYPEVERDFGRISSAAYGEEEAFRRTLAAGTTILDTAVRDVKSSGRTTLGGDKAFQLHDTFGFPIDLTLEMAAEQGVDVDEVGFRQLMTAQRDRAKADARAKKTGLVDTSAYRSLADGLGRDVEFTGYDEVTSEARVSGLLVDGHPASSAREGDEIELVLDRTPFYAEGGGQLADAGRIELDGAVIEVSDVQKPLGSLIVHRAKVLSGEVEVGASGQALVDVQRRRAISRAHTATHMVHKAIREALGETATQAGSENAPGRFRFDFSANAALPPSVLHDVEARVNSLLAEDLEVHAEVMTQAQAVEVGAMALFGEKYGDEVRVVSVGEWARELCGGTHAQRSGQLGLVSLLGEASIGSGVRRVEALVGTDAYEYLAREHALVGQLTEALKVRPEELPDRVGSILTRLREAEKQIAAMRQQQVLAAAAGLASSARDVYGVSFVGHDAGEDVDADGLRTLLLDVRGRITGRPVVVAGTAVAKGRPVVVVATNDEARRWGVKAGELVREAAKILGGGGGGKDDVAQGGGTDAARTGEALARIEHVVGERVTAR
- the ruvX gene encoding Holliday junction resolvase RuvX, with amino-acid sequence MAGLTRRGVRLGVDVGAVRVGLAVSDLHGMLATPVETLRRDQGAGSDLQRIVAEVVEREAIEVVVGLPRSLSGREGPAAAAARAYAVDLAGRLGAAALPVGVRLIDERLSTVAAHRSLRESGVAGRKQRAVVDQVAAVVLLQQALDGERASGVAPGELLEPVSLSAGGGTTADPAAEDDPKAVPPDERAERA
- the mltG gene encoding endolytic transglycosylase MltG translates to MPDRHEDHPLGAVIADAHEHPADDAYASRSARRQAHAHHARRRRRKGRRSVVILVALLVVALGGYGAFAALKPLVTQFTASDDYAGQGSGEVTITVPEGASGRAIGRVLQEAGVVKTSKAFVEAAQDNEKSGSIQPGQYTLHRQMSGASAVTMLLDPSARSADKVTVREGLRVNEILPLLAKATGQPLADYKAALKDPESLGIPASAKGKAEGWLFPDTYEFGSELTAEQQLSTMVARTHEVLDGLGVSDQEAQRLLTVASIAEVEAGSKTDYAKVAQVIDNRLANKLGNGGKLQLDSTVSYAVGKRTLTTTAAERAVDSPYNTYRYPGLPAGPISNPGKASIQGALKPTPGPWLYWTTVNPSTGETRFAVTWAEHQQNVKLFQAWCQAHPGKC